Proteins encoded by one window of Bacteroidota bacterium:
- a CDS encoding aspartyl protease family protein produces the protein MKPSIAFLFVSLLLASSSIAQHTPPQWMTQGPYLGNETSSFEIPVQVMASKIYVEVELGGKPRRFVFDTGSPSMIDKTLAQELGLQVVGKSKGQDSHGNIIESNIVQTSINIGGTIMNKVPMFAADFAGSTATNCFIGDGVLGSELLPLGAWQIDLNKGVIRFNTDVTHMPSLGHATKTQLHSFGYTHTPFLDVQFARRARSKAMFDTGSPAYFAISTADLEGARNAKGVGNTNSGFGSAGGSLGGQAANADQLQVELKALAIDNLKLGRVGAIQRELSPSLIGAAMLKHFVVTLDIKSEAAYFNQYADGGFSHPSFGFSLAFEGEVYVAAVWDNSPAQAAGIRPGLRFTEINGVKPAFTCQGIQQALNAMQADELNLVWATGSATLSRKTSILEK, from the coding sequence ATGAAGCCATCCATTGCATTTTTGTTTGTATCCCTGCTACTGGCCTCTTCGTCAATTGCGCAGCACACGCCGCCCCAATGGATGACACAAGGGCCCTACCTGGGAAATGAAACATCGTCGTTTGAAATCCCTGTTCAGGTAATGGCTTCCAAAATCTATGTTGAAGTTGAACTGGGCGGTAAACCAAGGCGCTTTGTTTTCGATACAGGGTCGCCCTCGATGATTGACAAAACGCTTGCGCAGGAGTTAGGCTTGCAAGTTGTCGGCAAAAGCAAGGGCCAGGACTCCCACGGAAATATCATTGAAAGCAACATCGTGCAAACCTCCATCAACATCGGAGGCACAATTATGAACAAAGTGCCCATGTTTGCTGCAGATTTTGCGGGTTCAACTGCGACAAATTGCTTTATCGGAGATGGTGTACTCGGTTCAGAACTGTTACCGCTCGGTGCCTGGCAAATCGACCTTAACAAAGGGGTCATCAGGTTCAATACGGATGTGACGCACATGCCTTCTCTGGGCCATGCAACCAAGACCCAACTCCACAGCTTTGGCTACACGCATACACCTTTCCTGGACGTACAATTCGCCCGGCGTGCCCGCAGCAAAGCAATGTTTGACACGGGATCACCGGCTTACTTTGCTATTTCTACAGCAGATTTGGAGGGCGCAAGAAATGCTAAAGGTGTAGGCAACACAAATAGCGGATTCGGATCTGCCGGCGGCTCATTAGGCGGACAAGCCGCCAACGCCGATCAGCTCCAGGTTGAATTAAAAGCGCTCGCCATAGATAACCTGAAACTTGGTCGCGTGGGTGCAATCCAGCGCGAATTATCACCCAGCCTGATAGGCGCTGCGATGCTCAAGCACTTTGTAGTGACACTCGACATCAAGTCAGAGGCGGCCTACTTTAACCAATATGCTGATGGCGGCTTTTCACATCCGTCTTTTGGATTCTCATTGGCTTTTGAGGGGGAAGTATATGTAGCGGCTGTATGGGACAACTCTCCTGCACAAGCAGCCGGCATCCGGCCCGGCCTGCGGTTCACTGAGATCAACGGCGTAAAGCCTGCCTTCACGTGTCAGGGCATTCAACAAGCGCTCAATGCCATGCAAGCAGACGAACTCAACCTGGTTTGGGCTACAGGCTCAGCTACACTGTCGCGCAAAACCAGCATCCTCGAAAAATAG
- a CDS encoding DUF4956 domain-containing protein has product MINELAQLDLFPLSSSAMMLNITIALVCGLFISWIYRLTHTGPGYSANFVNSMVLLAMITAIVIMAIGNNLARAFGLVGAMSIIRFRTAVKDTKDIVYIFFSLAIGMATGVGYHMLALTGTLYVSAILFVFSKTKLSVPNRKEYLLQFSFWANGEETPPYMGVLKQYCKKYKVINVKTLGTEADGVEMSYYVDFKTEKKSASFTKALQDVKGVEHINLFFDEERF; this is encoded by the coding sequence ATGATTAACGAACTCGCCCAACTGGATCTCTTTCCGCTCTCGTCCTCTGCAATGATGCTGAACATCACCATTGCGCTGGTTTGCGGGTTGTTCATCTCATGGATTTACAGGCTTACGCACACTGGCCCCGGTTATTCAGCCAACTTTGTAAACTCGATGGTTTTACTCGCCATGATTACAGCGATTGTCATCATGGCGATTGGCAATAACCTGGCGCGTGCTTTTGGGTTGGTCGGCGCCATGTCGATCATCAGATTTCGCACCGCGGTAAAGGATACCAAAGACATTGTCTACATTTTTTTCAGTTTGGCTATCGGTATGGCAACAGGTGTTGGCTACCATATGCTCGCCTTAACCGGCACCCTGTACGTCTCTGCTATCCTCTTTGTCTTCTCAAAAACAAAGCTGTCGGTACCCAATCGAAAAGAGTATTTGTTGCAGTTTTCCTTTTGGGCCAATGGCGAAGAAACACCGCCTTACATGGGCGTACTAAAACAATATTGCAAAAAATACAAAGTGATCAATGTGAAAACCCTTGGCACGGAGGCGGATGGCGTCGAAATGTCGTACTACGTAGATTTTAAAACCGAGAAAAAAAGCGCCTCGTTCACCAAGGCGTTGCAGGATGTGAAAGGCGTCGAACACATCAACCTCTTTTTCGACGAAGAACGGTTTTAA
- a CDS encoding polyphosphate polymerase domain-containing protein yields the protein MPGRFEYKYLVPDKLRDEIRAAMRPYVKVDPFAAKQGKNEYTVRSVYYDTHDFSCYDEKHAGVKVRKKFRIRGYDTPGKDSVVFLEIKRKYNNNIEKNRAPMLAEDLATALEGGNIDDSIISFSGNGKEKKDAQRFLYHYNRRRLRPAVLVIYDREPFFSKFDPKVRLTFDKNVRSTLFPSLGMLYKEHQIKYAMPGHFILEVKFFTGLPHWILRILERYQLKRMALSKYTICLDSHNGPRKFRYGLTVDRSPYRTQAPALNNQYAL from the coding sequence ATGCCCGGCAGATTTGAATACAAATACCTCGTACCTGACAAGCTCAGAGATGAAATCAGAGCAGCAATGCGTCCTTATGTGAAAGTGGATCCGTTTGCTGCCAAACAGGGGAAAAATGAATACACGGTGCGGAGTGTTTATTACGACACCCACGATTTTTCATGCTACGATGAAAAGCACGCCGGCGTTAAGGTCCGTAAGAAATTTCGTATTCGCGGCTATGATACGCCGGGCAAAGACAGCGTGGTCTTTTTAGAGATCAAACGGAAGTACAACAACAACATCGAGAAAAACCGCGCGCCCATGCTCGCTGAAGATCTGGCGACGGCACTGGAAGGCGGCAACATCGATGACAGCATCATCTCTTTCAGCGGCAACGGAAAGGAGAAAAAAGACGCGCAGCGTTTTTTGTATCACTACAACCGGCGGAGACTGCGGCCGGCTGTGCTGGTGATTTATGACAGAGAGCCGTTTTTTAGCAAATTTGACCCCAAGGTCCGCCTCACGTTCGACAAAAATGTACGCAGCACCCTCTTCCCGTCGTTGGGCATGCTCTACAAAGAGCATCAGATCAAGTATGCGATGCCGGGGCATTTCATCTTGGAAGTGAAATTTTTCACAGGACTGCCCCACTGGATCCTCAGGATACTCGAGCGCTACCAACTCAAACGCATGGCACTTTCCAAGTATACCATTTGCCTCGACTCCCACAATGGCCCAAGGAAGTTTCGTTATGGCCTCACGGTTGATCGGTCTCCGTATCGCACCCAGGCCCCAGCATTAAACAATCAGTACGCGTTATGA